One Capsicum annuum cultivar UCD-10X-F1 chromosome 2, UCD10Xv1.1, whole genome shotgun sequence genomic window carries:
- the LOC107858488 gene encoding uncharacterized protein LOC107858488: MRVLSGLLYVCSFGVKLFSPEIIGLQMEINKSAIIIKKKQIIEKQQMQFRYRRYCDRFKDNIEKLYMVLHGSRSYFWNSQLINNEIKKLVGKDKKYMERIHFLSKDEQL; encoded by the exons ATGCGTGTTTTATCTGGTCTACTGTATGtatgtagttttggggttaaacTTTTTTCTCCTGAAATTATAGGTCTCCAGATG GAAATTAATAAATCTgctatcataataaaaaaaaaacaaattattgaGAAACAACAAATGCAATTCAG GTATAGACGGTATTGCGACAGATTCAAAGATAATATAGAAAAGCTCTACATGGTACTACATGGGAGTCGATCTTATTTTTG GAATTCTCAGTTGATCAATAACGAAATCAAAAAGCTGGTAGGAAAGGACAAAAAGTACATGGAGAGAATACATTTTCTTTCTAAAGATGAGCAACTTTGA